The genomic segment acatgctttgggagtagaacaagaaactgtagttgacattaaaacaaaattggtgacaaaaatcatcaaaaattgcagctaatattaaccctttgaacccgccTCGGACAAAAATGTCTGCATGATGTCACAGGGCACCTGGGGGTCAGGCCCTTTCATTCTTAGACTTACAATATTACTTATATCAGTCTATGTTAAGTATTCGTACCTTTATAAGCTGTTTGCATATTCATAATTGGATGCAGTCtatataaaagaatatggaaaatGATAAACACTGATCAGAAATTAAAGTTCGCAGTATGACTGATGTCTTGCTATTAAAAATAATGCGAGTCAAAGTATTATACTTGTCTCTGTGGAGTGTTACAAAGAATAGCTTGTAGCAAGAGATGAATGTGAAATTATATGAATGTCTTTGATCAATAGTAGACAGGTACTCGTCAAAATTATCTGGCATTATTTGTCTGTTTTTATCTAAAGATTACATTCTGCATTGCTCATAAAATATGCaccaaaattgttgtttttcagAGTTTGCATACAGCAAAGTTAATTAATCGTTTTGGTCAAATAttgtttggcccaaacccattgttatcaaaggTGATTGAGGATCTACAGggaatggttctactccagaataaGGAGGATGTGATGTGTTCTACTCAGTATGCCCAAAGATCACCTGATGGTAGAATGATCAAACCCATGTGTGTGCAAGTgtgtatggaaatacatgtgTTTCTATACACGTGTGCATCCATGGGATTTGTTTGTACTGTGATCCATTCCAATTCCGGGTTTTACCTATTACAGTTAACAGGCCAATGGGAAACACATTTGATGAAGTTACGAAAAATTATGTTGTCATATTATTTCACGTTATTGTGCAAAATATTGAGGCATTCGTTCTCTGTGGGGCATAAATTATTCATACAGGGTAAAACTAAAATTCAAGACTTGAAGATCTGTCACTAGAGGGCGCTCCTCTACCCAAAATCCAGATGCCAGGATGAAATATCAGAATCCTACCTGTCACTCAtttgatttaaccctttcaccaccatggtttagcccaaacccattgttagcaatggtgattgtggacctgtttacagggaattgggggtgaacaggttaagacCAATGCTATAATAGAGAACAGTACGACATGTAGCTATGCccatattttgtttctttacaaacaatttttgtgtGTGAAATGTTTAATGTAGTTTACTTCAAACTACAGccatattgtaatttttttctcacttcattgaaagtttttttgcatctgatattGTGCAAGTGTCAGAGAAGTAATAATGTTGCAGTGgcaaattttagtgcagtgctccctgttaccatggaaatacagtgaaacctgtctaaaccggaaatctgtctaaactgaacccttttccCAGTCCCATTCCAGTAGAACTCAATGTTAAAAGGACCTCTGTAAACCAATCACTGCACCAAACCGAATAATTTTCGCAGTCCCTGAAGGATTCAGTatagacaggttttactgtagtTTGATTCTCACTGAAAGCCCACAAATATCTGAACCACTAAATGTATCAGCCCTGCCTGCGATGTGATTTTTAAACTATAAATGTGGATTATGTTTTAACCTATTTACccccattccctgtaaacagatccacaattaccatggatatcaatgggtttgggccaaaccattgtggcaAAAGGGTATAAATGGCATAGTTTTCAAGACAAcacattaaaatatatatttcgtgTACTTTTACTGATTGAGAGTGCAATATCAAATTTCCACACAGATTGGACTTATTCAGGAAAACACCAAACTTACGGATCTTAGCCTGTGGAGGTGATGGCACTGTTGGGTGGATTCTGTCAGAGCTGGACAACCTTAAAATCAAGCCCTCTCCAGCAGTTGGTGTACTGCCATTGGGAACTGGTAATGACCTTGCTAGAACACTGGGTTGGGGTGGGGTAAGTTGGTTTTTTAGTGGTCACGATATCATCGTTATATTTGTTCATTGAAGTGTACTATGACTGTGTCTAAATGATATGCAGTGTTCAAATGTAAAAGTTTTTGATTGACAAATTGGTGTCTGTGTCGGCTGTTTATTTATGTATACTTTCtactgaaaaaatacacaaaaattctgCCATGTTGATTGTTCATACCTTTTGATAAAGGAACCTCTTTCCATTTACTTTTACTTGACAGGGATATACAGATGAacccatttctaaaattctgtGCAGCATAGAAGACGGACCAGTTGTTCAATTGGACAGGTAAAGCACTGATGCTATGTTTActggatgtttttttttcaaaacaaaaaattgtagACCTttgccactgagggcgctgtcttGCACCCACAACATTGACATGCTTCTTCAATGCACATTGCGACTTTGAAACTGAAAGCTTGAAACTTCTCCTCCAATATTCTCAAGGatactttaaaccattctcattcaaaatctaGAATAACGTTTCAGGACTCACCATCAAATTTTTGGTgtgagagaaataaattaccaaaatccagttattgaaattcaaatgtactGCTGTCTCTGTGTTAAGTCTgtgaggaaaaataaaagtttcaatttgtttttagaTGGGAAGCTTGCTCCATaataattaaaggtatactgtcacctgttccaattttgccacagttaccatggaaagagaaaatctaaccaatcacagattttaagcgggcgGCCGCTTTTTataaacagtgccctcacatgggcattttgaataccaaggaacaccctttgaccatatatgggcatatttagattacaggtgactgtgtacCTTTAATGAGTTCATATAAGCAGCATATCAGTTAGTATTGTAGAAATTTcaaagtcagaatatctgtccctcagGTGCATTCTACAAAGCAAACATTATCCTTATAAATCAATACTTTTATTTCCACAGGTGGAATCTCCATGTGGAAAAGAATCCAGAAGTCGGCATTGATCCGGATGATGCTGGCAAGGAGAAACCTCCCCTGGATGTGATTAATAATTATTTCAGCCTTGGAGCTGATGCTCATGTTGCACTGGAGTTCCATGAATCACGTGGTACGTATGAACATTAATCTTCTAGAAGAGAGTTTCAAAGTGTGGAATCTGTGAATGTGTAGAAATATTGGGGTTTTGAAATGTGAATGGATAAGAGttttaacataaaaaaaataattgattgcAAAGgggatttattttgattttgttacatTCTTCAACAATCAATGTATAAGACTGAgtaatttctttcatttgtatcatttcaAAATTCCAAAAGTTAGCTGGGTAGTGATTaacaaatacacacacaaatttgaacacaaaattaatatgCCAGTAGTTGACAGTTTTCGTATATGACATTCACACTCCTGTGACAACATACTTCCAGAGAATACAATTGTACTTCACCACATGActcagtggttgtaatgtgacTGCTGTAATGGAAGTATTTGGTTCCATTGTAAAAGGGAAAAAAAGGATTTGTTTTGCCATAGAATATTGTCATCATTACAAAATTCTACGCGAAAAAATGGGGATTTTTTCTTGAGGTTCCAAAAAcctatgcaaaacaaagaatttacttacttttgaCGAATTGTGATTTAATATCTCATCAATGTAAGTTCAAAATCATAGTCACTATGTATGAGTAATCCCAGAATATGAAATGGATGATAGTGTCCATTTTACATGATAACatgttaaaaaacaaattaatgaattaTTTTTCTTTACTCCTGTCAGCATTGTGTTCAATTCTATCTTCTTTATCACACCTTTCCAGAGGCCAATCCAGAGAAATTTGACAGCAGATTCCGGAATCTGATGTTTTATGCCAGAGCTGGTGGCAAAGATTTCTTGAAGAGGAGTTCCAAGGACCTCACTAAATACTTAACAGTTGAGGTCAGTCTAACTACTGTACAGTACTACCTATGAAGtaatgtttacatgtttgtttgttgtaaaTGGGGAAGCTCTTTCCTTGTATTCAaatggtataaagggataaccaTTTCACCCGTATTTCTCTGTGTATGGGTCCATCAGACCTATAGATACAATGAGGATGTACCACAGTCGGGTTGTAAAAGGGTTAAGCATGGTAGCTTGTGCATTGCACGGATGCATGAATTTATCTAGAACTTGGTGGGTTTGAAACAGGAACTGAATTATTATTGCCTGGTGCCATTTATAGAAAAGGCAAGGTTTGTGATTTGTGTAGCATCAATGATGTGTACTATGAGAACATATTGTAGCCCACATTCAAATCACAGTCTGAGGGACTACTCCAAGTGGATTATGTCAGAATTCCCAGTTGTTGGGATTTTTTCATGCGTTTtgtcttttgatttttcacagtgTGATGGTGTTGATATGAcacagaaagtgaaagacctcaAATTACACTGCTTGCTCTTCCTCAATATTCCCAAGTAAGTATGGTAGATTTATCGGTCACCCAACTGCTTTTAACCCTTTTAGTaccaaagtcaatatttgtcaCCTTCATAAGATATAACCTACATAATTTTTCagatccaaatattttttttaaagatttttgccaaaattttgatcaagaacTGTAGCCTATGGAAagcgatgtccatttggtcaacgGTTGTCGAAAgtgttacagaaaaattcttaaaaattggcaaaatgtcagactaaaattttggtgggaaaaataacagtactttggggacagatattcagattctcaaagTGTACAATACTTTTTATCTCTGAGGTACAAACAGTATGACAGAGATACAATTTGGTCTATCACACTATCAcatgttggggctcattttaaacctCATGAAGTACATAAAGTTTTCAGTGgtgtatttttatgaaaatcgaaaatttaattttcccccgtAGAGTTACatataacacagggatggcagccattttgagaGACCTACAGTGACTCGCAGTATATTATTATCTAGTCTGAATGGGTAATTTCTGTACTGTGTCCAGGTTAAAGATCTAAAATTATTACATACATGTCTGACACATAGCCATAGACaagaaaaatactgcaatatacGGCCACAAGTTTTTCAGCCATTCAGACATACGATATGTCCACAAATGTGCTTGTTAGGAATGTACAATTGCATGTTGGCAAACCAGtcttcaaaatcacatctttaacTTCACCTAACAATGTCTCACATCTTTTCATTATAGAGTCAGTAGCTGTAACGTTTAATGATTTGTTCACAGTTTTCTagttgttttgtatgtcatatTGTCAGAtgcaaattcttgttctactccccaaaagtatgttgaaactcccactattcagcttgtcaacacagcgtctatgcatgtaaaatgcactgttatttgttgacatttgaattctaatcggcaccagaattcacttgtcaacgataacaatgcagtgtacacacgtacaggctgagttgacaagctgaatactgtgtatctcaacatatcgtgaggagtagaataagaacagtaattgacattaaaaataaaaaacagtcgAAAGCTCGTCAAATGTTACAGCTTCTGGTCATTTAACCATACAGCACACCATACCTGCATTGACATAGCGTCACCAGTGATTAATTCGTATTCACTGGTTATCACAGGTATAGTGCGGGCACTACACCCTGGGGCAACCCAAGCACTGCTAGTTATCCTCAGTTTGAAGCACAGAGACATGACGACGGATTTCTAGAGGTCATCGGATTCACTCCATCACAGATAGTAAGTACAGACATGAGTACAGttcacaaaatcatcaaaaaacatTAACAAGATTGTAGTTTTCCTTGTCACACTAAATCATTCCTCTCATTGCTCTCTATACCTATTCTTTGTAAAGTCCTAGTGTTTAACCTGGTACATCCCCAgtttcctgtaaacaggtccagaaTCACTATcaaaaacaatggatttgggccaaaccattgtgttgAAAGGGTTGTCACACTAGATCATTCCTCTCATCGCTCTCACTACCTAACCTTTGTAAAATCCTAGTGTTTAACCGGTCcatccccaattccctgtaaacaggtccagaatcaccattgacaacaatggatttgggccaaaccattgtggtgaaagggatGTCACACTAGATCATTCCTCTCATCCCTCTCACTACCTTACCTTTGTAAAGTCCTAGTGTTTAACCCAGTTCATCCCAATTCcgtgtaaacaggtccaaaaccaccattgaaaacaatgggtttgggccaaaccattgtggtgaaaggggtgTCACACTAGATCATTCCTCTCATCCCTCTCACTACCTTACCTTTGTAAAGTCCCAGTGTTTAACCCAGTTCATCCCCAAttctctgtaaacaggtccagaatcaccattgaaaacaatttattcgggccaaaccattgtggtgaaagggttacaaATATGTTGTTTAATCTATCTGCAGTGATGCAAATATGAGAGAAAGTAATAATTCtgtttgacatgcatatttgaCATCATGTGATGGCTCTCCTTACAGTAAAGGCCCAGtagttgtaaattttgatgaattttgcatattttttttttatgccaattgcaagttcttgttctactcaccaAAAGCGTTTTGCAACACCTACACTACTATAGCTTTTCAAGACAGCGTCTACACAAGtaaactttgtttttcattgattatatttgaattttattctgGAATAACGTTCTGTTTGACGAATAGCCATTacggaaagctccattaacttaggaataccctacttccctaaggatcaatttcacagacctgcctttcctacaatggcactacaatagcaccagctggattagataacataacaattgaacattcacaccttggggattaaagtcttctgtttgtcaccccagttgctcaggcaaggactcgggtttcaggtaccatgcaagttaatgcagtcttcccctaaTGAATGCAGTTtaaacatgtacaggctgagttgacaagctgaataatgTGTATTTAtgcttggggagtagaacaagaaactgttatTGACCTTTAAAAAAACTAGTGAAAAATCatctaaagttacagctacagtcCCTTAAACTTGAACTGTCAGCAGTCTAATTCTCTTCAAGGTCACTTCCAACTTTCCATTCATTTGCTAATGAATCAAAACTTATCTAATCTGCAATTGAAGGTCATAAGGATATGCCAAAGTTCCTGCTCTCCGAAGTTCATGAACATAATTTCGGTATGCTCTCTGTTACAGGCTTTCAATCAGGTCGGAGGTCACGGTGAGAGATTGTGTCAATGCAGGGAGATCAAAATATGTACAGCCAAGTCGCTACCAATGCAAGTTGACGGTGAGCCATGCAGGCTTGCGCCAAGTATCATCAAAATCACCTTAAAGAATCAGGCCAATATGATTTTGAAACCAAAGCGACGAGGGTCAATGCCTATTTCCACAGAGTAAGTTTTCTCAAGCAATCCAAAATTACTCAGGTTTACTAATGTCAGGACtttgtgtaattttgtattaaGTATGGTTAACAATGGCCAGTTTCTATGGAAATAGGTCCTCTCACCATTGTGTATAATTATGTGTATTTTCTCTTCTACAATTTAGATCTTTAGTGTACTCAGACAGGCTTCGGATCCAagtcagtcggatcagtatgtATGACTACGAGAGACTCAActatgagaaagaaaaacttaaaAAAGCATGTAAGTAAGATCAGAGAGATTTCCAATAACTACCAACCGTGTGGTTCTTCAATGTAATATTCACAAATCATTTAAAACTGTCAGCTGaatttgtatcatcaatcaaatCTTCCTGAAAGAGGTGAAGGTAAAACACTATTTCTCAACCAGCAAGAGggttttcatttattcatttattcattcatttattcattcattcattcatttcgtGTATACTGTTATTTAGTTAGCTGTTCAGTTAGTTTGATAGTTGCTTATTATGGAACACTATCttcttattttttatatttacttcatttcaacataatgacattttgtaatgATATTCCAACACTCCAGAAAGAATGAtatgtttaaaaaaaacaggaaaatgagTCAACATTTCCGGGAAAATGAACCCTCAGTGCTTTGAAACTTCAGACAAACTTTTCCTGTTGTACTAACACCCTCACGACCCAACTTGTGCACAACCTAATAATGCAATGTTGCAACCCTGGACCTCTGTCGCTGGGAATAGGGTGATCTGATGCACCCTTCCACCCCTGTTTAACAGTATATAGGTCCCATCATCCCAGCCAAAATTGTTCAGAATCTCTCCATAGGTTTATATGACACCCAAAATTTGTGTCTGCAGCCCCGCTTCTACTTTTGTCAAAGCCATGAAACTGCTCATTTGACTGTGAAAGGATTCCAGCCCAGAAAAATAAAGTAATTCACGTCCCCGCAGGAGTCATTCAGATTGGTATTCCAGTATAAGAATGATATAAGTGAAGTGGCATTCATAGCTAATTACTTTGAGGAACAAATTTAGTGATTGACTTCAATGAGACGCGTATGACTTAATTTTCCTTTGTTTGAGTTATTTCAGTCAAAATGAGCTGTTTTATGGCTAAGACAGAAAATCAGAGCATGACACtagactttatttttttttataatatcaAAACTACAGAGAGGTTCTTGACCaatttaaaacaataaattttcTTAATTTGTGGTAGAGATACATTGAAGTACCGTAGTCTTGTCTCAcctggttttgtttgtatttatctTTACAGCGGTACCTCTTGGTATTATCGTTGTTGACAGCGATAGTGACCTTGAACAGATTCGCGCTCACATTAACAGACTTCTTGAAGTATTCATTCTACAAGATTCAGCCTCAGCTAATGGCAACAAAGTCAGTCTGTCTCCAATGTGGTGTTTTCTTGATTGTAAGTCAGTGTAATTTCTTATTGAACTGTACATGTGAGTGTATGTTTGAAATGCCAATAGAAAAACAAAAGGCTTGGTTTTTGTGAATAGGAGGGCGCTGTTGAAAGGTGTTTGGTCAAATGATAAACCTTACTTGACCTTACATTTTGGCATTTTGCTTTGGTATTTGTTTTTCTGCAAATCCATCATTTGTATGAAACGTCTGGAACAGTGACAAGCTGAGTCACTGACCTATGTACTGAATCGTCATTTCAACACATTTCAACACAGATATTTGCAATTCTGTTAATAGCAAAATGATGAATTTCAGTACCGTATCCCACAAAAAATGTCAGGATGCATGAACATGTTACGGTCATGAAAATGACCTGTTGACAACAATGATCTTCTTGTCTTGTTACTTTTGTAGCTATTTCACGCATCAATACAGAAAATCTCACTTACGTACTTCTATTTTTTTTCTAGCAACCACAGCTGACAGGTTTTTCAGAGTCGACAGATCACAGGAGCATTTGCACTACATCACAGATATCTCATCTGACGATCTCTACGTACTTGACCCCGAACTCACTATTCCTTCCAACACTACTGTCCAAGACACTATGCCTGATATACTTAATAACGATGCAGCTGCAGAGAACGCCGGCATAGCAAGGCCGTTCGGGAATAGCGCAGCAAGGTAAATATAGATTTCAATAATGTGATCTTGCAATTTCTCACCATTTTGCTCCCTAAAGTGGGTCTTTTGGTCTTCTTCCAGTGTAATTTGATGTTATTGATGGTGGACTCTCTGAATTGGAACAAAAACCTTGTGGACAGAGGTTGCACATTTTGCATCCCTGCAGACAATGTCAATAAACATGCAGGCTCTTCTTTGCTTTCACGAAGTTCACATCGTTTGCCTTAGCTTGATCTCCTGCCTTCATGAAAGATTGCTTGCCTTATTTTGTCGCtttaaattatttatcaaaGTCACTGTCTGTGAATGTGAATGACTGCTCAACTTGTTTAAAGGCCATGGGTACAATGATATACCATGGTGTTCAGTCATGTAATGCCTAAGGGCGCCATCTTGTGGCCAAGTAATGCAAACGTCCTGACTCAAGAATTAGCCATACTAATGTCGTCACAAGTATCCTCCTATTGTGAAAAGCATTTGCTGTAAAATCTTTTGACAGTCAGATTCTGAATGCATTTGTATTATTCCATATAAGGCATATTGTCGGTAATGGAGGCAACCTATTTAATATGCACATTCGATTTTCCACTCTGAATTAGTAATTCACCTTGTGTACTTGTAAATCTGCTTGAGTTTGTCATCAAGACAGGAAAAATCAGTCTAAATGGACAGATGCAGAGTGTGACTTCTTCGTACACATTCATGTTGTTTTCTATGCCGTGAGTCCAGTCGGAGGGTGTTAACACtgggcaatttttttcttttctctacTCTTGTATCTTTTCTTGTTCATGCTGTCCAATGTTATAAGTGCATTGTTGGAAACAATCACTGAGAGGCCGATAACTCTGGCCCTCTCCGCGGCGGATAAATTACAGATAAACTGTGCGGTGTCGCACACAGACAGGTATAGTAAGGTGGTGTTTCCATCAGAGAGTCTTTGAGCTTGGATATTTTCAGACCAAATTGGAATGATCACAAAAATTTAGTCAAATTTGGTTTTCATGATGCCAGTCTTGATTCAGTATTCTCTGGCCAATTTTACCCTTGTTCTAGAACATATACAGCAAGGATTGAAATGGCATTTTTGTGATCAAAACATGAGTTTCTGTCATTAAATTGCAAGTGATCGGTAACATTTTGAAAGACAGTTTGGCAAAGTGAAGTGATAAGAACAATGCTGGCACTGCCTCATGCttacaaataaatataaattgaaCCGTAGGATAAGATATTTCGattcttgaaaatttattgcgCAATAAATTGCTGTACTTTCTGCAATCACTGGACCAGAAAAGTTaagtaaaaatttgatcatcCGAAAAAAAATCTCTCCAGGGTGCTCTGTATCACTCATAGATTTGTgatattgaagaaaaaattgacCTTCACTTTGCCTGTAATCAACTGTATCGCACCAGTATAAATCTAAGCTCAAGTACTTTCTGTGGTATAGCAATCAGGAGGCCTAACtcccaatatttcaaatttctacatttttcaAATCCATGCATGTCTTACTAGTACCTTCTCCTTCACCATAAGTAGTTGTAGCGTTGCCCTTCCTGCTTCTCACAGAAATTACCCATTGTATTTTGATCACTCTATCCCCATTCTGCGATTTTATGATCGAGATGTCATTATCGGGCATAGAGGAAAAGATATTCCAACATCCAATCAAACTGATATCAAAATTGCaggcatttttgtttttaaacatctgattttaatgtcaccagtcaaactttgaccagtgCAACTGAGCGAGGAAAgtgcaaaatcaagaaaaaagcAATGGTTTCTGAAGGCAACCCTCAGTAACCTGATAATTGGTGACTGTTT from the Ptychodera flava strain L36383 chromosome 2, AS_Pfla_20210202, whole genome shotgun sequence genome contains:
- the LOC139118772 gene encoding diacylglycerol kinase zeta-like isoform X12 → MLNRFRKAISKSSAYTANLHGFPTHHLAACELLDSDREIKSTVDWSENALPGDHIWSDTNASGDFCYVGEQDCLKNGPRKKCTACRIIVHTACMGQLERINFKCKPTFREAGIRNYREQQTIVRHHWVHRRRQEGKCKQCSKSFPQKLFNTKEIIAISCSWCKVAYHNKVSCFMMQQIEEPCTMGIHAGVIVPPSWIIRLPKQKLQGSFKAGSQRKKKRPSFKRRSIKESKQKPFIIKPIPSGQMKPILVFINPKSGGNQGARLMSKFEWLLNPRQVFDLSQGGPKEGLDLFRKTPNLRILACGGDGTVGWILSELDNLKIKPSPAVGVLPLGTGNDLARTLGWGGGYTDEPISKILCSIEDGPVVQLDRWNLHVEKNPEVGIDPDDAGKEKPPLDVINNYFSLGADAHVALEFHESREANPEKFDSRFRNLMFYARAGGKDFLKRSSKDLTKYLTVECDGVDMTQKVKDLKLHCLLFLNIPKYSAGTTPWGNPSTASYPQFEAQRHDDGFLEVIGFTPSQIAFNQVGGHGERLCQCREIKICTAKSLPMQVDGEPCRLAPSIIKITLKNQANMILKPKRRGSMPISTESLVYSDRLRIQVSRISMYDYERLNYEKEKLKKASVPLGIIVVDSDSDLEQIRAHINRLLEVFILQDSASANGNKVSLSPMWCFLDSTTADRFFRVDRSQEHLHYITDISSDDLYVLDPELTIPSNTTVQDTMPDILNNDAAAENAGIARPFGNSAASALLETITERPITLALSAADKLQINCAVSHTDSGSEPSLLASPVTPRREVSTPTGVSDTAHLNPNDKMLIDTSKRGDSQKFIEFHLNGASLFAMDQHGMTALHHAARFGHKEIVKYIIENCDKSLLDLVDREKCQTALHKAAWYQRRTICRMLVAAGASLTKTDYQGNTPRLQALKADDNELAAFLESKEHYQLIVSEDQETAV
- the LOC139118772 gene encoding diacylglycerol kinase zeta-like isoform X10, with the translated sequence MMDTFSKSSLTYFVESRRAARNYRVIKAISKSSAYTANLHGFPTHHLAACELLDSDREIKSTVDWSENALPGDHIWSDTNASGDFCYVGEQDCLVSELKVIHGQKNGPRKKCTACRIIVHTACMGQLERINFKCKPTFREAGIRNYREQQTIVRHHWVHRRRQEGKCKQCSKSFPQKLFNTKEIIAISCSWCKVAYHNKVSCFMMQQIEEPCTMGIHAGVIVPPSWIIRLPKQKLQGSFKAGSQRKKKRPSFKRRSIKESKQKPFIIKPIPSGQMKPILVFINPKSGGNQGARLMSKFEWLLNPRQVFDLSQGGPKEGLDLFRKTPNLRILACGGDGTVGWILSELDNLKIKPSPAVGVLPLGTGNDLARTLGWGGGYTDEPISKILCSIEDGPVVQLDRWNLHVEKNPEVGIDPDDAGKEKPPLDVINNYFSLGADAHVALEFHESREANPEKFDSRFRNLMFYARAGGKDFLKRSSKDLTKYLTVECDGVDMTQKVKDLKLHCLLFLNIPKYSAGTTPWGNPSTASYPQFEAQRHDDGFLEVIGFTPSQIAFNQVGGHGERLCQCREIKICTAKSLPMQVDGEPCRLAPSIIKITLKNQANMILKPKRRGSMPISTESLVYSDRLRIQVSRISMYDYERLNYEKEKLKKASVPLGIIVVDSDSDLEQIRAHINRLLEVFILQDSASANGNKVSLSPMWCFLDSTTADRFFRVDRSQEHLHYITDISSDDLYVLDPELTIPSNTTVQDTMPDILNNDAAAENAGIARPFGNSAASALLETITERPITLALSAADKLQINCAVSHTDSGSEPSLLASPVTPRREVSTPTGVSDTAHLNPNDKMLIDTSKRGDSQKFIEFHLNGASLFAMDQHGMTALHHAARFGHKEIVKYIIENCDKSLLDLVDREKCQTALHKAAWYQRRTICRMLVAAGASLTKTDYQGNTPRLQALKADDNELAAFLESKEHYQLIVSEDQETAV
- the LOC139118772 gene encoding diacylglycerol kinase zeta-like isoform X11, producing MLNRFRKAISKSSAYTANLHGFPTHHLAACELLDSDREIKSTVDWSENALPGDHIWSDTNASGDFCYVGEQDCLVSELKVIHGQKNGPRKKCTACRIIVHTACMGQLERINFKCKPTFREAGIRNYREQQTIVRHHWVHRRRQEGKCKQCSKSFPQKLFNTKEIIAISCSWCKVAYHNKVSCFMMQQIEEPCTMGIHAGVIVPPSWIIRLPKQKLQGSFKAGSQRKKKRPSFKRRSIKESKQKPFIIKPIPSGQMKPILVFINPKSGGNQGARLMSKFEWLLNPRQVFDLSQGGPKEGLDLFRKTPNLRILACGGDGTVGWILSELDNLKIKPSPAVGVLPLGTGNDLARTLGWGGGYTDEPISKILCSIEDGPVVQLDRWNLHVEKNPEVGIDPDDAGKEKPPLDVINNYFSLGADAHVALEFHESREANPEKFDSRFRNLMFYARAGGKDFLKRSSKDLTKYLTVECDGVDMTQKVKDLKLHCLLFLNIPKYSAGTTPWGNPSTASYPQFEAQRHDDGFLEVIGFTPSQIAFNQVGGHGERLCQCREIKICTAKSLPMQVDGEPCRLAPSIIKITLKNQANMILKPKRRGSMPISTESLVYSDRLRIQVSRISMYDYERLNYEKEKLKKASVPLGIIVVDSDSDLEQIRAHINRLLEVFILQDSASANGNKVSLSPMWCFLDSTTADRFFRVDRSQEHLHYITDISSDDLYVLDPELTIPSNTTVQDTMPDILNNDAAAENAGIARPFGNSAASALLETITERPITLALSAADKLQINCAVSHTDSGSEPSLLASPVTPRREVSTPTGVSDTAHLNPNDKMLIDTSKRGDSQKFIEFHLNGASLFAMDQHGMTALHHAARFGHKEIVKYIIENCDKSLLDLVDREKCQTALHKAAWYQRRTICRMLVAAGASLTKTDYQGNTPRLQALKADDNELAAFLESKEHYQLIVSEDQETAV